The genomic stretch ATAGGTCTGTGACGTCAAACTGCAGGCTCAAAGtcaggaagagaaagaagattGGATCAAGGCATTCAGCGATGGCATTAACAGGGCAAAGAACAAAATCTTTGATGAGGTATCCAAAATGCACTTTtgaaattttaaacttaaaaacaatcaactgaaatgtcacGTTGTTTGTGCACGTATAATCACTACAACATTAGTAGACATTCATAAAAATGTGAATTGCACTGAAAAATTTTGAATTTATAGACTTATTTTATTCCGTTAGCATGCTGACTTAAGCCTCTAGTTGGACAAACtctaatatacataatataaagaatacTATTGTAGTAAGAATAATATACGCTCTAATAATATTACTACAGTTTAATATTTAGGATTTCCCAGACAAAATATAATtagcatatactgtactttatgtaatacattttgtttctatatgagTGATCTTTTTttcactgcaggtaaaagtagATGAAAGTATATCTTTAGATCATGTGACACGTTCTCGACCAAAAGGAGACCGTGGTAGAAGACCACCAACCAGGATACACATGAAGGAGGTAGGCTGAGTTTATTTAGACACATATGTCGTAGCAGCCTAAAGGCATTGTTTTATAGGTGGCATTcctatttgttattatttggaATTAATGCTCAAAAATTAGATGACCAGTCTTTACCAATTaaagttctgttttgttttttttaagacgGCAAACGTTTCATCCGATGGAATCTTGAGACTGGATCTTGACACCTTTGACAATATGCCTAATGGTGCCCACTTAATAATGGATAGTACTGATGGAGAAACCAAAGTGGGTCCAGCCAAGTCTATTGACAATATTCAGGAGGAAACTGAAGGTGTAGATACAGCACCTCCCAAGAAAGTATTGAAGCCTCCTATGCCCCCTTCAAAGGACAACAATTCCAACGAAAGCCAGGACAGTGAGAGCAAACATGGGGAACCTGCCCCAGAGAAGAAGATCCTTACGCCACCAATGCCACCATCAAAAGATCAGAAACCATCTGAAAgttcaaaagaagagaaaggaaaTGGAGAAGAGAAAGTTGTGAAGCCACCCATGCCTCCCTCAAAGGAAAATAAACCCAGAATAAGTGCCAGTGAAGACACTGCCTCAGAAAATGGTGAATCTGAAGCAGCAACCACTCCTGACAAGTCCAGTCCAGTTGAAGGTGAGACAGATGCTCCTGAAACCGTCCGTACTCCCAGTCCACCATCCAAAGACATGAAACCCAAACAGTCACTCAGCTTAAGCGACAAAGAAATTCTTTCAGAAGATGAAGGTTTTACCAGTAAGGAAAATGAGGAAGATGAGGCCGATATGGGTAAGGCAGAAGAAAAACTGTGCGTACTCTCGAATAATATCCCAAAGCCCCAAGGAGTGACGTGGGATTCACCTTCTTCATCAATGGAGAAAAGTTCTGTTGATAAAAATGCTAACAAATCTGCTCAAAGTGTAGTAACTACAATAACGATTGAACCTTCAAAACCTGCCAGTGAACTCAAATTAACTCCACATTCAACTCCAGAGGCTGTTAAAAAGtgtgctgctcctgctgctccacCCAAAAAGAAAATTCTTAAACCACCTCTCAAAATGGTAGATCAAGTTGTTCTAGACAACCCTGAGGTCTCAACTAATTCGTTTCCTGTTACTGTGTCACCCTCAGTTGAAAAAGGCTCTGACAGCATGCCAGATGAAACACAAGTCGCTACTCACAAACCAAAAGAAGAGCGCAAGATTGTTATTCTTAGTCTCAGTAATTCAGGATCAAGTGAGGACCAGGATGATAAATCTGGAGTGGAAGCAGAGGTAAAGTCTATTGACAGTGGTCAGCTCTCTGCTGAAGACTCTGAAAGTAGTGAGCAAGTTACTCCATCTACAGATAAGCTGCAGAGTAGTCTGGAAATCTTAGATGGTGTAACCAGTGAAGAGGAACTGGAGACACCAGACAGCAAGGTCCAGAAAATGGAAGCTCCACTTTCAGCAATCATAAATGTTAAGCTTGAAGCCACTATGGATGACTCCAGCCCAGTTACTGCAGAAAATACAAGCACCCCTGACATCTCCAGTCCTACTGCATCAATGAACTCCCCCTTGAAGAAACGGTCTGCATCCACAGGAGATATTCTAGAGGAAATGGTGGGTTTGCAAAGTAATGTGTCCAGGGAGCTTGAGGAGACTGGAGAGCTGCTGGGTAAAATAGCACCCAGAGGGTCCCCTGAAGCCGGTCAAGACAGTGAAGGGATAACAAACCCAGAGACCCTTCTTGCAACAGCAATGGAGAAACTTAAAAAAGCTGACCAGTTCTTGAAAGAAGCCAAGTGTTTTAAAGAGCAGGAGAACAAGAGCAATAGAATAAGCTGGTAATTGATATTATGACGATATTGGGGTAATATTGTGTTAATGGAATCacaaacattacaaatcattaaGTGCAATTATATCCCCATTACTTTTTACACAGGACCAGTGCATATTAATTGAACCTTCTAAAACTGCTTTATAACCAGGTACCATGGATTTAAATAGGGATCCAATACTGAGTATTGATATCAAAACAACATTGCTCAGCAGTGCTGGATAAATGAATCCCtgaattaaatgatttaaacgTGATTTATGAGCCCAGTTGATGTACTTGATGAGAGAGATAATGGAAGTTTATGATTCTCAGCGGATGTCAACATGTATTCTTCTGTTTGCGTTTGTAATCTTTGACGTTTTCTGCACTTGGTTAACATGACACTTAGCCTAATGTCAGTTCGACAGTAAAGCCTTCCAGCACTGGTATCCAACTAGCACTTAAAATGATCTTTGGTAATTTACTCGAACGGTTTTGCACTCAAAATCCCATGTTGTCTTATATTAGCTGTACTACAGTACAGCTTTTATCCACCATAGAGCATCTTACTTTAGTGTTCCATACACTAGCAAAAAAGCAGGGCCTTATGATGAAGAAAATAGTGTCAGGTTAGTCTGATGCTAAAAATAATGCAGTGGCCTTTTATGGGTTTTATGATAGAGTACTCGGGAACTAGTAACTTCCTGTCTGATATATCGCTCTTATACATTTCATAGTTTATACAGAGTGCATCAcgcaaacatttattttcatactgACAGTGGAAATGCGGTGTGAATTCCTCTGCTTTTTTTAACTGGGTAGAATGCTATGCTAACAGCTATCTTTCCATGGTcttcttaaatgtttttttttttttatgtcaaggCATGTATCTTTTTGGTttgttaatattgttaataGTGTATTTCTGTCAAAAATGCAGTGTATGACCTAGAAATAGAGTTAACCCCCTGTGTTGTATGAAATTTTGGTTataattttaatacattatttttatttcaaacaaaatCATTAGACATGGGAATAGATGTGGTACAGGTCTTAAACCTCCATTGATTGCTATAGCCTACTCATCAAAATATTACTGAAACATGGTTCAAAGAACCTAAAGTATTTCTCTGTGAACATCCAAATAACATTTATAGTTATGTTGTATAGCACAATATtagcttattatttttataaacaattttcttttgtaaataacATGTCTACCAATGAATTGCTTAATATTTAAGTTATTAATATTCTGGCATACTGGTTCctgtcctaaaaaaaaaaaaaactaataaatttACTCAGAGATACCAATTTACTAAACTAATAAGTTATGTTTACCATTAAACTATAAGAAGAGTTATgattatatattgtaatatattattTGTCAGTGACTGCATTTACTAACTGGActaataagttttttttatgtcttatgtttcatgtgcaaaaaaaaaaagaatttaacaCACTGCTTTGCTAAGCATGTCTTAATAAAAACGTCTTCCCTTTacctaaagattttttttctatgtgtATTATAAACAACCAGAAAGAAAATGACACTTGAATGTTTCACATCTCCATAATACTTGGCTATGAAGTTTTAACGGTTTCACAATGTGACCCTTGCATCACTGTATTTACGAGAAGAAAGCATCTATCATCACTGACGGTGGTCTATTAGTGAGGATGTGAAAGCTTTTGTGACCACTCGTTGTagaataaaatgacaataattcATTCCCATAACTGATCTCATTTCAGTGTCTTGCACACTAAAGTCTGGTGGTTAGTGTTGCTGTGGTGCATCTCATTTAGCTCCTAATGTTATCACCAAGACTGTAATGAGCTCAGGAAGAAACCATCATGTTTCAGAAGCTTTAGTTAGAATATACTGTACTCATGCTTGCATACATCGTGTTTAGttaaaaaattcatttatattgTTAATGAGATAAGGAACAATTTTACTTACCTCTGTTACAAATGTTATCACAAGTTTTCACaatgttaattattatatatatatttttgttaattaCTCACATATTTGAaatctgtgttttattattatttcaattcagAGATATTATTAATCAACAAATGTCTTTGGACTATGGGGAGAAAACTAGAGTACCTAGGAGAAACCCCCAGAACATGTAAACTTCAAGCATACATGACTGAAGTTGGTATCAAAGCACCTACCAAAGAGTTGAAACCTTGTTATTATAGCCAGGAATTGGTATTGAAGGTAGAAATTGATGTGTTGCACATGAGTTAAGTCTAAAAACTGTCTGAACATGATTCATCAGAACGCTTCCTGATTTCTTAATGACATTTGTTTGGAAAAATACATGTGTTTACATGTATCGTAGTAGTAGGTACGTATGTAGAAGTAGGCgattagtgtgtttgtgtatgtgatgtAATATTAGATGTATGTGGAAGTGGGCAGGTTCACTATTACTGGATCAACCAGAGGTTTTGAAAACTGCAACATGATAGAGAAGTGAAAGGATTGGTTGGCTTGGTTGCTTTGCTCTCTCCAGGCTTATATCATAGTGACTTCCTCTCACTATAAAGCACTGTTCCCTTCTTCTGTACATAGATACAGGAAGCCCAACTCTACTGTATGTTTCTATATATGTAAGGCAAACAAATTGTATACAAGGTCATTTGGAGTATATTTTGGGTATAAGTGTTGTATAATTCAGTAACATAAACATAACCTTAAATTCTAAATTAGGTTGTATATTTCTAGAAATTGAAGCTGattagaaaaacataaaaagtagCAGTAATGTATTAATAGGATAAAGCTGTCActgaaaattaaataatgtcTGAATAAAGGAGGTATGGAGTCTAAAAATCTGAAATTGTAACAAATTTGGCAATGTAAATGAAAACAGTACAGCACAGAGAGCTGTTTAGTGTAAAATCATAGTCACTCATGAATTCTACAGTGAAACAGAGAGCTCGATTAACAATGAACTTGTAGAAATAGCCTTGGCCTTGGATTGAGTCAAATTCCattaacctaaaaaaaaaataaaaaaaatcctcaaaaaTATTTAACTCTGGCTTCCAATTAACCCAAAGCCGAgacgttttttttctctcccacaAACAGATACAAGGTTAATATTCCTCACAAGTAAtggatgtctttttttttcacctaaaCTCCTTTCctcaaaaacataaaatcttGTACTCACTATAAGCAACACTGCTGAGCAATTTAATCTTATGCATAAGCAATGTTCTGTATTTCTGCAACAAATCTGTATTTATTCAGTTAAATTTATAACTCATAAACTTAGGCAGGGAACGACGCCAAACTGTTTTAAGGAAAAAGTCAGTCTGGTTTTCAGGATGGCCGCCAACATAATGTTACAACATTCATACTGTGTCCTAAACACATCAGCAAATGTGTGTGGGTGACATTACTGGAAGAACTGAATGTGGTCTGAGCCTCTGAgacaaatatttacagaatagGTCTTTAGATAAGATAGACTTTCATTATTTGTTATCTGTATTAGACTTATAACCACACTGCTAAAATAAATAGGCAAATTCAGAGGAAGACCATGGCATAACTGatcactgaaataaaaatccagGCCTTCTGATGTAATAACAGGACCTGAGTCAATAAAAGTGCACTGTCTCCCTCTGCTGCTGGGGGTTCAAGCTGTGTTTCACTACCATGTtatgtttctatagcaacagggTTGGCCAAAATCATTTTGCAGTTTCACTATTAAAAATCCTCCAGATGTCTTTAATATACTGACTGATATTAcaacaagtgcattaatatgaaAGTTCATTTTTACAGCTGGATCTGCTTGTactgttatacaaaaaaataaagtcagtgtgtttgttgagTTATTATTCTAGAAACACAGAAAGTAGACAGATATTGCGTTTTCTACAGGTTTTGGTGGAGGGAAATGTGGTTTCTAAAGCAACATACTCTCattgagcactttattaggaacacctatacACAATCATTCCTGGaattatttaatcagccaatgATGTGGCAGCAGTGTACTGCATAAAATCATGTGGACGTGGGAGTAACGTTCACAAGGAGAAGTCGATGAGAGACGTGAACTTTGGGGGTGCAGTGGCATCTTAACTGAGAAACCATTAAGCATAAActcattgttatttattattagaaatattgtttagaaaataataaatatcaaatctTAAACGGTAGCAATTATTTTGCAATTAAATGTGTAGATTTTACCATTATATTGTTCCATAAATCAGTCACAGTAAGATTTGAACTAAAAAAGGTGTACGTTGGTAATtgttaggggaaaaaaatgtgggTAATGTAATAAATCTTGGTCATAGCACTATTCCCATCTCACACTGTAAACCTAAGCACTTAAATTCTTTATCATTCTGAttgttttgtgatgtttttcaCATTGGCTTTTTAATGTGGTCTGCTGCAGATAATGTTCTGACAAGTCAGGCTTCTGATGACCTGCATGCTCAGCAACACTGGTTTAGGATACAATATTCCTGCTCTAGAAATGTTCTGGTTGAGCTTACAGATATCCTAACCAAATACAAAATTTGTCGCTGAGACATCTCTTAAAGATGATCTCTTTAAGATGACTATGACTATCCCGTTATCTTTGTCCTGACTCAACAACCACTAGCATGTAGCATTTACACCACTCATCATTAAATGCTTTGAGCAGCTAATCATGCAACACATAAACAGCAGACTTCCCACAACACTGGACCAGTTTCAATACCTACCTACCACCTAACCCTACCAACAAAGGATGCCATAGCTGCTGCCATCAACCTGTCACTGACCCAGCTGGAAAAAACAGTATTCAGTTCAGTATTCATCATAATCATCCCACGATGATTTATAGGAAAGCAGCTGGTCTTGAACCCTTCCTTCTGCAAATTAATTATAGAAGTCATGTTAGTTCGACAGTAGGTCAGGGATTAAGAGTGCCATCAATCTAAAACCCTGTTGGCAAGGTTGGTACAGTATAACAGGGAAACACAAGGCAAggatgtatttttgttgtttacacTGCTGACTACAtctctcagtgtcagtgttggCTTTAGAAGGATCTGTAATGAGCACTCTGTAAGATACCTTTTTATCTGCTGCTATTTTTTCTAGTCCTTTCttccatgtacagtacatttaattGATCATGctgttctgtgtttttccttctgcaacacagctgtttttttttcccactgtgAATTTATTGTTACCATGAAACCATGCATtagtatattttttctttcttgttttgtcgTGTTGAcaaagtgttaagtgttcagtTTTTCGTGATATTGACATAACTAAAGTTGTTTATAATCCATTACATGTttgatacaactgagcaattgaggattaagggtcttgctcaggggcccagcagtggcaacttggtggacatgggattcaaactcacgacAAACCAGAAAGAAAATATAGAATAGTGCATGGCCTTTTGTGACTTCCGTACCTAAAGCGTcatgtagatgcagtgtgttaACATACAGTGCCCTCTTGTGACATTTCATACAATTACATTGGTAGTCAACACAATGTGCTaggtcaggggtcggcaaccttaaacactcaaagagccatttggacccgtttcccacagaaaaaataccacagggagccacaaaacccctttgacatctaaaatgaagataacactgcatatatcgtttttttttacctttatggaaagtatagaaaaaactgtagtgtgttgcatttatgaaatcaattaactgctaccgagtaaacgcaattttatttctgcaggcaaacaaaaatattttgaacagtttgaactaaccttaagaaaaaagacgctgggttgaaggttactttcaaataaaatgtttaatatataattgagtcatccgtattcatgaccagggttctcaagttttgaagacaggcaagcatgacatctccaacccctcgctttttttcattggatgttgcgttaatctttcccagatagtgctattttctgattggctattgtgtagcctcttttttgattggctgataagtgtcaggctcgactaagaactgagacgcgcttgattcctgcccggttccacagagacagcggtgcggactgatacattttgggcgctgcggcttattaaatatatgatagtttttctgcgtgagaatacgatgtgcggcgggagagcgtgagaaaagaccgaaatgcgtgactgtcactctcaatgcgtggcACTTGGCAGccatgcatgacataaaaaaattaacttgccggctgcagcaaaccaaaaatgcgcctgcttctgtgtgtcaaGTTTTGCAAGTCGACAGTTATggcgcatattttgagcgaccaaaaaaaaaaaattaaacacggtttattttaatgttacaagagcatcatgatcttataatttagaataatttttttttaaaactaactaacaaaaataaaaaaattaaattaaatatttattttccaaatctacaaggagccgcagcagagggatgaaagagccacttgcggctcggagccgcgggttgccgacccctgtgcTAGGTTTAATATATCTGGAATCTCTGCGTCACCATGCTGCCCTTATGTCCAGTTTGGGTGAACCTGTGTCCAAGATAGCCTCAGGTTCCTCCTCTGCCAAGAAGAGTGGAACCCAATGTggtctgctgttgtagcccatccatCTGAAGGTCTggtgtattgtgtttgttgaGATCCTTACACTTGTAAAGAGCAATTAACTACTATATCCTTCATGGTAGATCATTCACCAGAAACATGGTTTCCAAAACTGTTGCTCACTTAATgttcatacatacaaacatacatacatacatgcatacatacatgcatacgtgcatacatgcatgcacacatacagtacatggatgcatacatacatacatacatacatacatacataaatgcaatcatacaaacaaacatacatgcatacatacatacatgtatgtttgtatgtatgtatacaaacatacaaacatacatacatgcatacatacaaatatacatacatgcatacaaacaaacatacatacatacatacatggatgcatacata from Tachysurus fulvidraco isolate hzauxx_2018 chromosome 2, HZAU_PFXX_2.0, whole genome shotgun sequence encodes the following:
- the plekho2 gene encoding pleckstrin homology domain-containing family O member 1-A; translation: MGDDVKDEPAKPKETTFNGKAGWLKKSSGKFLGSYKDRYIQLDKTEIAVFENEELKNCLERLDLENYDKCHELRSPFKKKYRLILIRAPKTASKVCDVKLQAQSQEEKEDWIKAFSDGINRAKNKIFDEVKVDESISLDHVTRSRPKGDRGRRPPTRIHMKETANVSSDGILRLDLDTFDNMPNGAHLIMDSTDGETKVGPAKSIDNIQEETEGVDTAPPKKVLKPPMPPSKDNNSNESQDSESKHGEPAPEKKILTPPMPPSKDQKPSESSKEEKGNGEEKVVKPPMPPSKENKPRISASEDTASENGESEAATTPDKSSPVEGETDAPETVRTPSPPSKDMKPKQSLSLSDKEILSEDEGFTSKENEEDEADMGKAEEKLCVLSNNIPKPQGVTWDSPSSSMEKSSVDKNANKSAQSVVTTITIEPSKPASELKLTPHSTPEAVKKCAAPAAPPKKKILKPPLKMVDQVVLDNPEVSTNSFPVTVSPSVEKGSDSMPDETQVATHKPKEERKIVILSLSNSGSSEDQDDKSGVEAEVKSIDSGQLSAEDSESSEQVTPSTDKLQSSLEILDGVTSEEELETPDSKVQKMEAPLSAIINVKLEATMDDSSPVTAENTSTPDISSPTASMNSPLKKRSASTGDILEEMVGLQSNVSRELEETGELLGKIAPRGSPEAGQDSEGITNPETLLATAMEKLKKADQFLKEAKCFKEQENKSNRISW